The following are encoded together in the Apodemus sylvaticus chromosome 11, mApoSyl1.1, whole genome shotgun sequence genome:
- the LOC127696529 gene encoding DNA-(apurinic or apyrimidinic site) endonuclease 2-like — protein sequence MLRVVSWNINGIRRPLQGLGHKVPSNCPTALRHILKELDADVVCLQEIKVSRDTLPEPLAVVEGYNSYFSFSRSRSGYSGVATFCKDTATPVAAEEGLSGQFATLNGHVGCYGNMNEFTQEQLRALDSEGRAVLTQHKIYTQEGKEKLLTLINVYCPHADPGNPERLTFKMHFYRLLQIRAEALLAAGSHVIILGDMNTAHRPIDHCDAGNLECFEEDLGRKWMDSLLNNPEYQAGSHIGPFMDSYRYFYPKQERAFTCWSAIHGARSLNYGTRLDYVLGDRTLITDTFQDAFLLPEVMGSDHCPVGAVLNVSCVPAKQCPALCTRFLPEFSGTQLKILGFLVPCEQEPMWEQSVPQPSKQVQPQKQRKAQAHGHLCRPQKYQGCSRRHQKTLLGYFQPSVSLSQTSGVELPKLPLVGTVVTPTPLERDMIATGTDKQDQVSEVRIEKEARASFWKSVLSGPSPMPLCRGHREPCVMRVVKKSGPNLGRHFYICAKPQGPPNDPSSSCNFFLWSKPR from the coding sequence ATGTTGCGCGTGGTAAGCTGGAACATCAATGGAATCCGGAGACCCCTGCAAGGTCTGGGACACAAGGTACCCAGCAACTGTCCCACAGCCTTGAGACACATTTTAAAGGAGCTGGATGCCGATGTCGTCTGTCTCCAGGAGATCAAAGTGAGCAGAGATACGCTGCCGGAGCCGCTGGCTGTTGTTGAGGGCTATAACTCCTATTTCAGCTTCAGCCGCAGCCGGAGTGGCTATTCTGGTGTAGCTACTTTCTGTAAGGACACTGCTACACCAGTGGCCGCTGAAGAAGGCCTGAGTGGTCAGTTTGCCACTCTGAACGGGCATGTCGGTTGCTATGGAAACATGAACGAGTTCACCCAAGAGCAGCTCCGGGCTCTGGATAGTGAGGGCCGGGCCGTCCTTACACAGCACAAGATCTATacacaggaagggaaggagaagcttTTGACCCTAATCAATGTCTACTGCCCACATGCTGATCCTGGGAACCCCGAGCGGCTGACCTTTAAGATGCATTTCTATCGCCTCCTGCAGATCCGAGCCGAAGCTCTCCTGGCAGCTGGCAGTCACGTGATAATCCTGGGGGACATGAATACAGCCCACCGTCCCATTGACCACTGTGATGCTGGCAATCTGGAATGCTTTGAGGAAGACCTGGGACGTAAGTGGATGGATAGCTTGCTTAATAACCCGGAATACCAAGCTGGGTCCCATATAGGGCCTTTCATGGATAGCTACCGCTATTTCTATCCAAAACAAGAAAGGGCCTTCACCTGCTGGTCAGCGATCCATGGTGCTCGGAGTCTCAATTATGGTACCCGACTTGACTACGTCCTAGGAGATAGGACTCTAATTACAGACACTTTCCAAGATGCCTTCCTGCTCCCTGAGGTAATGGGCTCTGACCACTGCCCTGTGGGAGCTGTCTTGAATGTGTCCTGTGTGCCAGCGAAACAGTGCCCAGCTCTGTGCACCCGTTTCCTCCCTGAGTTTTCAGGTACCCAGCTCAAGATTCTTGGCTTCCTAGTCCCTTGTGAACAAGAACCTATGTGGGAGCAGTCAGTCCCGCAGCCCAGCAAACAGGTCCagccacagaaacaaagaaaggcacaAGCACACGGGCACTTATGCAGGCCTCAAAAATATCAAGGTTGTTCCAGACGACACCAGAAAACCCTGCTGGGTTATTTTCAGCCTTCTGTTAGCCTTTCCCAGACTTCTGGTGTGGAACTACCTAAGCTCCCTCTGGTGGGCACTGTTGTAACTCCAACGCCTCTGGAAAGAGATATGATAGCCACAGGGACGGATAAGCAGGACCAGGTTTCTGAGGTCAGAATTGAGAAGGAGGCCCGGGCCTCGTTCTGGAAGTCTGTGCTGAGCGGGCCCTCACCCATGCCtctctgcagaggacacagggagCCATGTGTGATGCGGGTTGTGAAAAAATCAGGACCCAACCTGGGCCGCCATTTCTACATATGTGCCAAGCCACAAGGTCCTCCAAATGACCCCTCATCAAGCTGCAACTTCTTCCTGTGGAGCAAACCCAGGTGA